A section of the Chryseobacterium scophthalmum genome encodes:
- a CDS encoding DUF4269 domain-containing protein, translating into MIDFTKLDYLKIGNVKQKRAYEVLTKYKIFEKLDNYSPLLTGTIPIEIDIESSDLDIICEVDFRYEEDFLEEISLSKLIPYEVDVILEYPNLNDEKCITLNFMLEEFPIEIFAQNKPKIEQNAYRHMIAEYKILQEKGEEFKQKIIDLKKKGIKTEPAFGMLLGLENPYEDLLKF; encoded by the coding sequence ATGATTGATTTTACGAAACTCGATTATCTGAAAATAGGAAATGTAAAGCAAAAAAGAGCTTATGAAGTTCTTACAAAATATAAAATTTTCGAAAAATTAGACAATTATTCACCACTTTTAACTGGTACAATTCCCATCGAAATTGATATTGAAAGTAGTGATTTGGATATTATTTGTGAAGTTGATTTTAGATATGAAGAAGATTTTCTGGAAGAAATAAGCTTAAGTAAATTAATTCCGTATGAAGTTGATGTTATACTTGAATATCCAAATTTAAATGATGAGAAATGTATTACTTTAAATTTTATGTTGGAAGAATTTCCAATCGAAATTTTTGCACAAAATAAACCGAAAATTGAGCAAAATGCTTACCGCCATATGATTGCAGAATATAAAATCTTGCAGGAAAAAGGAGAAGAGTTTAAACAAAAAATAATCGATCTTAAGAAAAAAGGTATAAAAACCGAGCCGGCTTTCGGAATGCTTTTAGGTTTAGAAAATCCTTATGAAGATCTTTTAAAATTTTAA
- a CDS encoding inorganic phosphate transporter, with translation MEFPILLTVIIALALIFDYINGFHDAANSIATIVSTKVLTPFQAVLWAALWNFAAFFLAAYVIGEFRIGNTIAKTVNENFITLEVIFSGLIAAIAWNLLTWWFGIPSSSSHTLIGGFLGAALMHAFMLDYREVVAAHPDLGTFTTVKEALIKVTTQDIVKFDKVIPIFLFIFMAPILGMIISIIITLIIVHLYKRSNPYKADKAFKKLQLVSSALFSVGHGLNDAQKVMGIIGAALIYYHVNMLQDPVYLNIPSAGRFDYFAQHYIWVPLVSFIAIALGTMSGGWKIIKTMGTKITKVTPLEGVSAETAGAITLFITDQLSIPVSTTHTVTGSIIGVGLTKRVSAVRWGITVSLLWAWILTIPISAIVAGITYLAVTFLT, from the coding sequence ATGGAATTTCCTATTTTACTTACGGTTATTATTGCTTTAGCTTTAATCTTCGATTACATCAACGGTTTTCATGATGCGGCAAACTCTATTGCAACCATTGTTTCCACTAAAGTTCTTACACCGTTTCAGGCGGTACTTTGGGCAGCATTATGGAACTTTGCAGCTTTCTTTTTAGCAGCCTATGTAATTGGTGAGTTTAGAATTGGTAATACGATTGCCAAAACCGTTAATGAAAACTTTATTACGCTCGAAGTAATATTTTCAGGTCTTATTGCAGCAATTGCCTGGAATCTTTTAACATGGTGGTTTGGTATTCCTTCATCATCATCACATACATTGATTGGTGGGTTTTTGGGAGCGGCTTTAATGCACGCTTTTATGTTAGACTACAGAGAAGTAGTTGCAGCTCATCCAGATTTGGGAACTTTTACAACAGTAAAAGAAGCTTTAATTAAAGTAACCACACAAGATATTGTGAAATTTGATAAAGTAATCCCGATTTTCTTATTCATTTTCATGGCTCCGATATTGGGGATGATTATCTCTATTATCATTACTTTGATTATTGTTCATTTATATAAAAGATCAAATCCTTACAAAGCAGATAAAGCATTTAAGAAATTACAGCTTGTGTCTTCAGCTTTATTCAGTGTAGGTCATGGTTTGAATGATGCTCAGAAAGTAATGGGTATTATTGGTGCAGCATTAATTTATTATCATGTAAACATGCTTCAGGATCCTGTATATTTAAATATACCTTCTGCGGGACGTTTCGATTATTTTGCACAGCATTATATTTGGGTTCCTTTGGTTTCATTTATCGCTATTGCATTGGGAACAATGAGTGGTGGTTGGAAAATTATCAAAACAATGGGGACCAAAATTACAAAAGTAACTCCATTGGAAGGGGTAAGTGCTGAAACAGCAGGAGCAATTACGCTTTTCATCACAGATCAATTAAGTATCCCAGTTTCTACAACACATACAGTAACAGGTTCTATTATTGGGGTTGGACTTACAAAGAGGGTTTCTGCAGTACGTTGGGGAATCACGGTAAGCTTACTTTGGGCTTGGATTTTAACGATTCCTATTTCAGCAATTGTTGCAGGAATTACTTACTTAGCTGTAACGTTTTTAACTTAA
- a CDS encoding TatD family hydrolase has product MIDTHTHLYAEEFDEDRKETIQRALDKGITEFYLPAIDSESHEKMLQLESEYPDQIFSMMGLHPCYVKPESWEKELEIVKYYLDQRHFPAIGEIGIDLYWDKSTLDIQVKAFEQQIDWAIEKDLPIVIHTRESFDETFEVLERKKHPKLRGIFHCFSGNLEQAKHALDLNFILGIGGVVTFKNGKIDQFLNEIPLDKIVLETDSPYLAPVPFRGKRNESSYLDLVAGKLVDIYQKDFAEIDRLTSENAKRMFK; this is encoded by the coding sequence ATGATTGATACACATACGCATTTATATGCAGAAGAATTTGATGAAGACAGAAAAGAAACGATTCAAAGAGCTTTAGATAAAGGAATTACAGAGTTTTATCTTCCGGCTATCGACTCAGAATCGCACGAAAAAATGCTTCAGTTGGAAAGTGAATATCCTGATCAGATTTTTTCAATGATGGGATTGCATCCTTGTTATGTAAAGCCAGAATCTTGGGAAAAAGAACTTGAAATCGTAAAGTATTATCTTGACCAAAGACATTTTCCTGCGATCGGAGAAATTGGTATTGATTTGTATTGGGATAAATCGACTTTAGATATTCAGGTAAAAGCTTTTGAGCAACAAATTGACTGGGCGATCGAAAAAGATTTGCCCATCGTTATCCATACCAGAGAAAGTTTTGACGAAACTTTTGAAGTTTTAGAAAGAAAAAAACATCCAAAACTTCGAGGAATTTTCCATTGTTTTTCAGGAAATTTAGAGCAGGCAAAGCACGCTTTAGATTTAAACTTTATTTTAGGAATCGGTGGAGTAGTAACCTTTAAAAATGGAAAAATTGACCAGTTTTTAAATGAAATTCCATTAGATAAAATCGTTCTGGAAACTGATTCTCCTTATCTTGCTCCTGTTCCTTTCAGAGGAAAAAGAAATGAAAGCTCTTATCTTGATCTGGTTGCCGGAAAATTGGTAGATATTTATCAAAAAGATTTTGCAGAGATCGATAGATTGACGAGTGAGAATGCGAAGAGAATGTTTAAATAA
- a CDS encoding DUF47 domain-containing protein gives MGIGNIFHAFQPKDKIFFVLFEKVTDNLVAMSNDFNHGIKDFDLNDDSMLKLMSDYEHKNDELTHEIFVELGKNFITPFDREDIHTLATGLDDIADYIYASAKYIFLYKSPLMKAYADFSLLIHKACLEIQNAMKNLKGFKNMEQVKEACIKVNSIENIADDLLSNSMVELFETNDAINIIKISSVLNYLEVVTDKAEDVANTIENIMIKYA, from the coding sequence ATGGGCATTGGTAATATTTTCCACGCTTTTCAACCGAAAGATAAAATCTTCTTTGTACTTTTCGAAAAAGTTACAGATAACCTGGTTGCTATGTCTAACGATTTTAATCACGGAATCAAAGATTTTGATCTGAATGATGATTCTATGTTAAAATTGATGAGCGACTACGAGCACAAAAATGATGAGCTTACTCACGAAATCTTCGTTGAATTGGGGAAAAACTTCATTACACCTTTTGATCGTGAAGATATTCACACTTTAGCTACAGGTTTAGATGATATCGCAGATTATATTTATGCTTCTGCTAAATATATCTTCCTTTACAAATCTCCTTTGATGAAGGCTTATGCAGATTTTTCATTATTGATTCACAAAGCTTGTCTTGAGATTCAGAATGCGATGAAAAACCTTAAAGGTTTCAAAAATATGGAGCAGGTGAAAGAAGCTTGTATTAAAGTAAACTCTATAGAAAATATTGCAGATGATCTTCTTTCAAATTCTATGGTAGAATTGTTTGAGACCAATGATGCAATTAACATTATTAAAATTTCATCAGTATTAAATTACCTTGAAGTAGTAACCGATAAAGCAGAAGATGTTGCCAATACAATTGAAAACATCATGATTAAATACGCATAA
- a CDS encoding polyprenyl synthetase family protein, producing the protein MEFLDTYQQIVADAITKYTFKDKPTELYEPMNYIISHGGKRLRPIMVLMACDLFGGDQKEAIKPALAIEFFHNFTLIHDDIMDEAPLRRNKPTIHTIHGLNTGILSGDGLMLKAYKFFEDLEPEIFKACVRIFTHTGLLLCEGQQYDINFETQENVTFEDYIRMITYKTGVLSASSFEIGAMIAKAQFKDAKAIFNFGKHIGIAFQIMDDYLDVFGDQAQFGKKHAGDIYENKKTVLYLLAREHGTEEERKELDYWYSKKTDNIDKVYGVEKIFRRTRVDEKALRLIEKHNEIGQSYLAKIDVPEEKKKPFSELANYLLRRES; encoded by the coding sequence ATGGAATTCTTAGACACCTACCAACAGATTGTTGCTGATGCTATTACTAAATATACGTTTAAAGACAAACCTACAGAGCTGTATGAGCCGATGAATTATATCATCTCGCACGGTGGAAAACGTCTCCGTCCGATTATGGTTTTAATGGCTTGCGACTTGTTTGGTGGTGATCAGAAAGAAGCAATAAAGCCGGCTTTGGCGATTGAGTTTTTTCATAATTTCACGTTGATTCATGACGATATTATGGATGAAGCTCCGCTAAGAAGAAATAAGCCGACTATTCATACCATTCATGGTCTTAATACAGGGATTCTTTCAGGAGACGGTTTAATGCTTAAAGCCTATAAGTTTTTTGAAGATCTGGAACCTGAAATTTTTAAAGCTTGTGTAAGAATTTTCACACATACAGGTTTGCTTCTTTGTGAAGGTCAACAATATGATATTAATTTTGAAACTCAGGAAAATGTGACATTTGAAGATTATATCAGAATGATTACTTATAAGACCGGAGTTTTGAGCGCATCCTCTTTTGAGATTGGAGCAATGATCGCTAAAGCACAGTTTAAAGATGCCAAAGCAATATTCAATTTCGGAAAACATATCGGTATCGCTTTCCAGATTATGGATGATTATTTGGATGTTTTCGGTGACCAGGCTCAGTTCGGTAAAAAACATGCCGGAGATATTTATGAAAACAAAAAAACAGTACTTTACCTTTTAGCAAGAGAGCACGGAACTGAAGAAGAACGTAAAGAATTAGACTATTGGTATTCTAAAAAAACCGATAACATCGATAAAGTTTACGGTGTTGAAAAGATTTTCAGAAGAACAAGAGTTGACGAAAAAGCATTGCGTTTAATCGAAAAACATAATGAAATCGGACAAAGCTATCTTGCAAAAATAGACGTTCCCGAAGAAAAGAAAAAACCATTCTCTGAACTTGCAAATTACTTGTTGAGAAGAGAGAGTTAA
- a CDS encoding GSCFA domain-containing protein — MKFRTEVDIQLSPQKIEIEDKIFSIGSCFASEMSDLFQKGQLQTVNNPFGTIFNPFSINNSVKRLHDSEFYYEDDLIAYNDEYISLDHHTNFDTRYVHQTLDKINSKIEEGNRFLQESNWVIITYGTSFIYEFEPKKKLVANCHKIPQKFFEKRLLTYQELTDSIYDTIINLQDICPENVQILFSVSPVRHTKDGMIENQLSKSKLITAIHEVGSQFENCHYLPIYEILMDDLRDYRFYKDDLIHPNSQAVNYIFEKFGEAYFSDETKGFIKENFKINKALEHRTDDEKDPKFIEFKEKLNLRIEVQRQKVKHDIFKV; from the coding sequence ATGAAATTCCGTACAGAAGTTGACATACAACTATCACCGCAAAAAATTGAAATTGAAGATAAAATATTTTCAATAGGTTCTTGCTTTGCTTCGGAAATGTCAGATTTGTTTCAGAAAGGTCAGCTTCAGACGGTAAACAATCCTTTTGGGACGATTTTTAATCCGTTTTCGATTAATAATTCAGTAAAAAGGCTTCATGATTCAGAGTTTTATTACGAAGACGATTTAATTGCGTATAATGACGAATATATTTCTTTGGACCATCACACCAATTTTGATACAAGATACGTTCACCAGACTTTAGATAAAATCAATTCGAAAATAGAAGAGGGAAACCGTTTTCTGCAGGAATCCAATTGGGTAATTATTACTTACGGAACTTCGTTTATCTATGAATTTGAACCTAAAAAAAAGCTGGTTGCGAATTGTCACAAAATCCCACAAAAATTCTTTGAAAAAAGACTTTTAACTTATCAGGAACTTACAGATTCTATTTACGATACAATCATTAATCTTCAGGATATTTGTCCGGAAAATGTCCAAATTTTGTTTAGTGTTTCACCCGTTCGTCATACAAAAGATGGAATGATTGAAAACCAATTGAGCAAATCTAAATTGATAACGGCGATTCATGAAGTAGGTTCGCAATTTGAAAATTGCCATTATTTACCGATTTACGAAATCTTAATGGATGATTTGAGAGATTATCGGTTTTATAAAGATGATTTAATACATCCTAATTCACAGGCTGTTAATTATATTTTTGAGAAATTTGGTGAAGCTTATTTTTCTGATGAAACCAAAGGTTTTATTAAAGAAAATTTTAAAATCAATAAAGCTTTAGAACATCGAACAGATGATGAAAAAGATCCGAAATTTATCGAGTTTAAAGAAAAACTGAATCTGAGAATTGAAGTTCAGAGACAAAAAGTAAAACACGATATCTTCAAGGTTTAA